In a single window of the Drosophila albomicans strain 15112-1751.03 chromosome 3, ASM965048v2, whole genome shotgun sequence genome:
- the LOC117567171 gene encoding phosphatidylinositol 4-phosphate 5-kinase type-1 alpha gives MEEQLQLELQPLNKQQLSNGEASGEQVEQMQQVEEQQPQPKQPPQLKLNINTSSNSINDYVATTTEQLPVIPVIQQTCSTPSTPLPQPQPVEPVAGTSRQLFREAANAHGGQESLALLQQEISNIAATQIPKVYSDSSMLDATVSRNPSTKHEKKIGHRRVAEGGEVTYKKIQSKQIMGSIQLGIQHTVGSLASKPKRDLLMNDFWEMETIAFPPEGSSLTPAHHYSDFRFKVYAPIAFRYFRDLFNIEPDDFLMSMVASPMRELSNPGASGSIFYLTDDDEFIIKTVQKKECEFLQKLLPGYYMNLSQNPRTLLPKFFGLYCFHYNSKNVRLVAMNNLLPSDIKMHSKYDLKGSTFRRKASKAERQKASPTFKDLDFAEHHPDGIFLEADTYTALMNTIKRDCMVLESFQIMDYSLLVGIHNLDIAAKEKREERIRNARAKLQRKEGSAAAAPLATVNDDDAPEADQVNQLHAVASYASIPGTSAAGLNRTRSMNRQRLVAHSTAMESITADLDATIEEGDDEPKGGIPARSSNDERLLLYIGIIDILQSYRLEKKLEHTFKSILYNGDTVSVCRPSFYAKRFQDAMGKQVFKKTPTFPLKHSPSKRKTSTTQLRTPLPRTPASNAANVAVNGGGGGRPVNLAMLSGMSTPPPAFDDISEEDITAAVSTTTLQQRSSNSNSNIGNSIEKHRLQSPYSYDSSMRSSSALTSDYSDDESTTGAQIMTRHTQHSNGNVVSRQHSGDIDRPNSGSRTLHLTKTSVQVTTVGYVEETPAHMVDVNGKPATVLHATTKTAHIQAPSYTSTLLVNDVPR, from the coding sequence ATGGAGGAGCAATtgcagctggagctgcagCCGCTGAACAAGCAGCAGCTCAGCAACGGCGAAGCAAGTGGAGAACAAGTGGAGCAAATGCAGCAAGTGgaggagcagcagccacaaccgAAACAACCGCCTCAACTCAAACTCAACATCAACACGTCGAGCAACTCGATCAACGATTATGTGGCCACCACAACAGAACAGCTGCCCGTGATACCAGTAATCCAGCAAACGTGCAGCACGCCCAGCACACCGCTGCCACAACCGCAACCAGTTGAGCCCGTGGCAGGCACATCGCGGCAACTCTTCAGGGAAGCGGCTAACGCTCATGGCGGCCAGGAGTCGCTGGCGCTGCTACAGCAGGAGATTAGCAACATTGCGGCCACGCAAATTCCGAAGGTGTACAGCGACAGTTCGATGTTGGACGCGACGGTGTCGAGGAATCCCTCGACGAAGCACGAGAAGAAGATCGGTCATCGTCGGGTGGCAGAGGGCGGCGAAGTGACGTACAAGAAGATCCAGTCGAAGCAGATCATGGGCTCCATTCAGCTGGGCATACAGCATACGGTGGGCAGCTTGGCGAGCAAACCGAAGCGAGATCTGCTGATGAACGACTTCTGGGAGATGGAGACAATTGCCTTTCCCCCGGAGGGTTCTTCGCTAACGCCTGCGCATCACTATAGCGACTTTAGGTTCAAGGTCTATGCACCGATAGCTTTTCGTTACTTCCGCGATCTGTTCAACATTGAACCGGACGATTTTCTCATGTCCATGGTGGCATCGCCAATGCGCGAGTTGTCCAATCCGGGTGCCTCGGGATCAATCTTCTATCTGACGGACGATGATGAGTTCATCATCAAGACGGTGCAGAAGAAAGAGTGTGAATTTCTGCAGAAACTGCTGCCTGGTTACTACATGAATCTCTCGCAGAATCCGCGAACGCTGCTGCCCAAGTTCTTTGGCCTCTACTGTTTTCACTACAACTCAAAGAATGTGCGACTGGTGGCCATGAACAATCTGCTCCCTTCGGACATTAAGATGCACTCCAAATACGATCTAAAGGGTTCCACTTTCAGGCGCAAGGCGTCCAAGGCGGAGCGTCAAAAGGCGAGTCCCACATTCAAGGATCTCGACTTTGCCGAGCATCATCCCGATGGCATTTTCCTCGAGGCAGACACTTATACGGCACTGATGAACACTATCAAAAGGGATTGCATGGTGCTGGAGAGTTTCCAGATTATGGATTACTCCCTGCTGGTTGGCATACACAATCTGGACATTGCGGCCAAAGAGAAACGCGAGGAGCGCATCCGCAACGCACGAGCGAAGCTGCAGCGCAAAGAGGGAAGCGCAGCAGCGGCGCCTTTGGCTACGGTAAACGATGACGATGCACCCGAAGCGGATCAGGTGAATCAACTGCATGCGGTCGCCTCTTACGCATCGATACCGGGCACCTCGGCAGCGGGTTTGAATCGCACGCGCAGCATGAATCGCCAGCGTTTGGTGGCACATTCCACGGCGATGGAGTCCATCACCGCCGATCTGGATGCCACGATCGAGGAGGGCGACGATGAGCCAAAGGGCGGCATTCCCGCACGCTCGTCGAACGATGAACGCTTGCTTCTCTACATTGGCATCATTGATATACTGCAATCCTATCGGCTGGAGAAGAAGCTGGAGCACACATTCAAGAGCATACTGTACAATGGTGACACGGTCTCCGTTTGTCGTCCGTCGTTCTATGCGAAGCGCTTCCAGGACGCCATGGGCAAGCAGGTGTTCAAGAAGACACCCACATTTCCGCTCAAACATTCCCCCTCGAAGCGCAAAACCTCTACCACCCAACTACGCACGCCGCTCCCCCGCACGCCCGCCTCCAATGCGGCAAACGTGGCGGTGAACGGCGGCGGCGGAGGGCGGCCAGTGAATCTGGCCATGTTGTCGGGCATGTCGACGCCGCCGCCTGCGTTCGATGACATCTCCGAGGAGGATATTACGGCTGCTGTTTCCACCACAACGctgcagcagcgcagcagcaatagcaacagcaacattggGAACAGCATCGAGAAGCATCGTCTGCAATCTCCGTACTCTTATGACAGTTCCatgcgcagcagcagcgccttGACCAGCGACTACAGCGACGATGAGTCCACGACGGGGGCACAGATCATGACGCggcacacacagcacagcaatggcaacgttGTGAGTCGCCAACACAGCGGCGACATCGACAGACCGAACTCCGGGTCGAGGACACTGCATCTGACCAAGACGAGTGTGCAGGTGACCACGGTGGGCTATGTGGAGGAGACGCCTGCGCATATGGTGGATGTGAATGGGAAGCCTGCAACGGTGTTGCATGCCACCACAAAGACGGCGCACATCCAGGCGCCCAGCTACACATCCACGCTGCTGGTGAACGATGTGCCGCGATGA
- the LOC117570384 gene encoding luciferin 4-monooxygenase, protein MTATSYDSVEKIWSGPKSKEYYGPDMTLGEVALLILKLHADKVMQVFDPTGEALTGGQLYEQSRLLAHAFQQLKLHRGDVVGISATNTTYLTEVVIAALLNGMPINPLHPEFDKETVAYMYEITKPKVIFCDVDNYETLAAVKQSLKFETELILLSGSLPGVRNIQDMLRDGAVGYDPTTLFACPHLSGDDTAFIISSSGVTGLPKGVTRSHRSLLNNTKIPQLFTAKTVMFCFSPLYWVSCIFTLFASLVNGCKRVITNRPFSATYFAELVARHEVNFVLTVPHHMALLAKSPQSESLLPKLKSLNSIVCSGSKLPLSIWRQLYELLGSDRFAVLYGLSEIGGVSKNVGGPLGSEGKLLRNVQVRLLDEQGNALGPNQTGHIHIRLNQRWGGYYRNPQDTQTTLSADGKWLLTGDHGYFDDEGCLHFQTRDTDVFRYNHFQIYPKQIEDVILHLPGVHEVGIFGIPDDISTNLTACAVVRDQDEVGQKLTAEKISGIVEEHLSEAFHLRGGVYFVDSLPKTTNKKIQRRRILAKLKNNSSSTHL, encoded by the exons ATGACGGCGACCAGTTACGACAGCGTTGAAAAGATCTGGTCGGGACCCAAGAGCAAGGAATACTATGGACCCGACATGACACTCGGCGAGGTGGCGCTGCTCATACTCAAACTGCACGCGGACAAAGTGATGCAGGTCTTTGATCCAACGGGGGAAGCTTTAACAGGAGGTCAGCTCTATGAGCAGAGTCGTCTGCTAGCTCACGCCTTTcagcagctgaagctgcaTCGTGGCGATGTTGTAGGGATTTCTGCCACCAACACCACTTACCTCACCGAGGTGGTTATTGCAGCGCTGCTCAATGGCATGCCCATCAATCCACTGCATCCGGAGTTCGACAAGG AAACTGTCGCTTATATGTATGAGATCACCAAGCCCAAGGTCATCTTCTGTGATGTGGACAACTACGAGACCTTGGCGGCTGTTAAGCAAAGTCTCAAATTCGAAACTGAACTCATTTTGTTGAGCGGCAGTTTGCCAGGCGTACGCAACATTCAGGATATGCTCAGAGACGGCGCCGTTGGTTACGATCCTACCACACT CTTTGCCTGCCCCCATTTAAGTGGCGACGACACCGCTTTCATCATCAGTTCCTCCGGTGTAACCGGTTTGCCAAAGGGCGTCACGCGCTCGCATCGCAGTCTCTTGAACAACACCAAAAT TCCACAGTTGTTCACAGCCAAGACGGTGATGTTCTGCTTTAGCCCGCTTTATTGGGTCTCCTGCATATTCACGCTCTTCGCCTCGCTGGTCAATGGCTGCAAACGCGTGATCACCAATCGTCCTTTTAGTGCCACGTATTTTGCGGAGCTAGTTGCGCGTCACGAGGTCAACTTTGTGCTCACTGTGCCACATCACATGGCTCTGCTGGCCAAGTCGCCACAGTCGGAGAGTTTGCTGCCTAAACTGAAGTCGCTGAACTCGATTGTCTGCAGTGGTTCCAAGTTGCCGCTTTCGATCTGGCGACAACTTTACGAGCTGCTCGGCAGCGATCGCTTTGCTGTGCTGTACGGCCTCTCGGAGATCGGAGGTGTGAGCAAGAATGTCGGTGGTCCCCTTGGTAGTGAAGGGAAACTGTTACGCAATGTGCAGGTGCGTCTGCTCGATGAGCAGGGCAATGCTTTGGGTCCCAATCAGACGGGTCACATTCACATACGTCTCAATCAACGATGGGGCGGCTACTATCGCAATCCGCAGGACACACAGACGACACTCTCGGCCGATGGAAAATGGCTGCTGACTGGCGATCATGGCTACTTCGATGACGAGGGTTGCCTGCATTTCCAGACCCGCGACACGGATGTGTTTCGGTACAATCACTTTCAGATCTATCCAAAGCAGATCGAGGATGTCATTCTCCACTTGCCGGGTGTCCACGAGGTGGGCATCTTTGGCATACCCGACGACATCTCCACGAATCTAACTGCCTGTGCTGTGGTGCGAGATCAGGACGAGGTGGGACAAAAGCTGACAGCGGAAAAGATCAGCGGCATTGTGGAGGAGCATCTCAGCGAAGCCTTCCATCTCCGTGGCGGCGTTTACTTTGTGGACTCGCTGCCCAAGACCACGAATAAGAAGATACAGCGACGTCGCATTCTCGCTAAGCTTAAGAATAATTCTAGTTCCACGCATTTATAA
- the LOC117571355 gene encoding serine protease inhibitor 42Dd-like — protein sequence MALIKRKLFNRMANMMLLILVLLQAPLPFAQDQSSIFSKRLAKFSINVYTKLVAQNSNQNIIFSPFSIQTCAAMARMGAKGKTAAQLDRGLKLISNNEAQIAESFHKVLAAYEKSSILHIANKIYIKAGYQLRDKFSSIIFKKFLSAVEPIDFSEDVRAAEKINSWVALRTNNLIKDIVDSSKLTASTRLLLINAIHFKGNWVHQFPERDTGNEPFYGNTDKSIDVPMMNLKKRFRYATLDNLNATALELRYKDSDLSMLIVLPNSKTGLAQLERKLRITPLSQITEKLDWRDVIVKLPKFKSEFEVELKHTFKQLGMSDMFSNDADFSRMITTSERLKVSKIIHKAVIEVNEKGTEAAAATASIIVGFSLPSLPREPKRFYADHPFNYYIINKQSIMLFAGKLINP from the exons ATGGCgttgataaaaagaaaattattta ACCGTATGGCAAACATGATGCTCCTGATACTGGTCCTATTACAGGCACCTCTGCCCTTCGCCCAAGATCAGTCCAGTATATTCTCGAAACGCTTGGCCAAATTCTCCATCAACGTGTACACCAAACTAGTCGCGCAGAACTCCAATCAAAACATCATCTTCTCACCCTTCTCAATCCAAACCTGTGCAGCCATGGCACGCATGGGTGCGAAAGGTAAAACAGCTGCTCAATTGGATCGCGGTCTTAAACTGATTTCCAATAATGAAGCACAGATTGCCGAGAGTTTCCACAAAGTACTCGCTGCATATGAAAAGAGTAGCATTCTTCACATTGCCAACAAGATATACATAAAAGCTGGCTATCAGCTTAGGGATAAGTTCAGTTCAATAAtctttaaaaagtttttatccGCTGTCGAGCCCATAGACTTCTCCGAAGATGTAAGGGCTGCAGAGAAAATCAATTCCTGGGTCGCATTGCGAACCAATAACCTCATAAAAGATATAGTTGATTCAAGTAAATTGACGGCGAGTACGCGATTGTTGTTGATCAATGCGATACACTTCAAAGGAAACTGGGTGCATCAATTTCCAGAGAGAGACACCGGAAATGAACCTTTCTATGGGAACACTGACAAAAGCATCGATGTACCCATGATGAACTTGAAAAAGCGTTTTAGATATGCAACACTCGATAATCTTAATGCCACTGCACTGGAATTGCGCTACAAAGACTCAGACTTGTCCATGCTGATCGTGTTGCCTAATAGCAAAACTGGTTTGGCACAACTGGAGAGGAAACTTCGCATAACACCGCTCAGCCAGATTACGGAAAAACTTGACTGGAGGGACGTAATTGTCAAACTGCCAAAGTTTAAGTCCGAATTCGAGGTGGAGTTGAAACACACTTTTAAGCAG TTGGGAATGTCCGACATGTTCTCGAATGATGCTGACTTTAGCAGAATGATCACAACTTCGGAGCGGTTAAAAGTGTCGAAAATCATTCACAAGGCTGTTATCGAGGTGAATGAGAAGGGCACTGAGGCAGCTGCAGCCACAG CTTCAATCATTGTTGGGTTCTCATTGCCCTCGTTGCCACGGGAGCCCAAAAGATTCTACGCAGACCATCCATTTAACTACTATATCATCAATAAGCAGAGCATTATGCTTTTCGCTGGGAAGTTAATAAACCCCTAA
- the LOC117570383 gene encoding luciferin 4-monooxygenase produces MKMSSSGGASASCEVHYDAATRTWQGPRGKEFYGPEMTLGEVTMRVLNLNADKVLQHCDPTGVELTGGQLAQQGLIIAQAFRRLKLSCGDVIGISANNTTYLTGVTIAAMLSGTPLNPLHPDFDEETVKYMYDITEPKLIFCDVENYEIIKAANARLVKPAFIYLVNGQLQGVSDVWDLLKEDKDLPAADYVPCPTLNGDDTAFIVCSSGTTGMPKGVTRSHRSLISNCKNPKTYTRDTTVFSFSPLYWISGTFILLASLLNGSKRIITHRPYTVEYLLQIVERHQVTFLFLASHQIALLSKCQSDLPKIQAQLKSVQVLIGAGSKVCKAVSARMYELIGNMRFVVGYGLSEVGGVSKNIGGPLGSEGKVMRNMEVRVLDKLRMPLGINEVGIIYAHLRYKWAGYYRNPEATKRALSPDGQWVRTGDIGYVDSEGYLYIQTRDTDVFKYNNFQIYPEQIEEFILRLPGVSEACVFGLHDEVSSNLTACAVVRTADKEGKQLRGDDVRNVVKRHLSSAYHIRGGVFFINALPKTSNDKIQRRKVPDLIKTLDVTPE; encoded by the exons ATGAAGATGAGCAGCAGCGGTGGAGCAAGCGCCAGCTGTGAGGTGCACTACGATGCTGCCACACGCACGTGGCAGGGACCGCGTGGCAAGGAGTTCTACGGTCCCGAAATGACACTCGGTGAGGTGACAATGCGTGTGCTCAACTTGAATGCGGATAAAGTGTTGCAGCACTGCGATCCCACGGGCGTGGAGCTTACTGGCGGTCAATTGGCGCAACAAGGTCTAATCATCGCACAGGCCTTTAGAAGACTCAAATTGAGCTGTGGCGATGTCATTGGCATCTCGGCCAACAACACAACCTATTTGACTGGCGTCACGATTGCGGCCATGTTGTCGGGCACGCCGCTCAATCCGCTGCATCCAGATTTTGATGAGG AGACTGTCAAGTACATGTACGATATCACCGAACCCAAGCTGATCTTCTGCGATGTGGAGAACTACGAGATCATCAAGGCCGCCAATGCACGCTTGGTCAAACCAGCCTTCATCTATCTGGTGAACGGACAGCTTCAGGGAGTGTCTGATGTTTGGGACTTACTCAAAGAAGACAAAGACCTTCCAGCAGCAGA TTATGTGCCTTGTCCCACGCTTAATGGCGATGACACCGCCTTCATTGTCTGCTCCTCCGGCACCACAGGCATGCCCAAGGGCGTCACGCGTTCCCATCGCAGTCTCATCTCGAATTGCAAGAA TCCCAAAACCTACACCCGCGACACCACAGTCTTCTCCTTCAGTCCCTTGTATTGGATCTCCGGCACTTTTATACTCCTTGCCTCACTTCTCAATGGCAGCAAGCGCATCATCACACATCGTCCTTACACCGTTGAGTATCTGCTGCAGATCGTCGAGCGTCATCAGGTGACATTTCTTTTCCTCGCCTCGCATCAGATTGCACTGCTCTCCAAGTGTCAAAGTGATCTCCCCAAGATACAAGCTCAACTCAAGTCGGTGCAGGTTTTAATTGGCGCTGGTTCCAAGGTCTGCAAAGCGGTCTCTGCGCGCATGTACGAGCTGATTGGCAACATGCGTTTCGTGGTGGGCTATGGCCTCTCGGAGGTGGGCGGGGTCAGCAAGAATATAGGTGGTCCACTGGGCAGCGAGGGAAAGGTGATGCGCAACATGGAGGTGCGTGTGCTGGATAAACTCCGCATGCCGCTGGGCATCAACGAGGTGGGCATCATCTATGCTCATTTGCGTTACAAGTGGGCGGGATATTATCGCAATCCCGAGGCCACAAAGCGAGCTCTCAGTCCGGACGGCCAATGGGTGCGGACTGGGGATATTGGTTATGTCGATAGCGAGGGTTATTTGTATATTCAGACCCGCGACACGGATGTCTTCAAGTACAACAACTTTCAGATTTATCCTGAGCAGATTGAGGAGTTTATTCTGCGTCTTCCGGGTGTTTCTGAGGCCTGCGTCTTTGGACTACATGACGAAGTGTCCAGCAATCTTACCGCTTGCGCTGTGGTTCGCACTGCGGATAAGGAAGGAAAGCAGCTGCGGGGAGACGATGTGAGGAATGTTGTAAAGCGACATTTGAGCAGCGCTTATCACATTCGTGGTGGAGTTTTCTTCATTAATGCGTTGCCAAAGACCTCCAACGATAAAATACAAAGACGCAAGGTACCCGATCTTATCAAGACCTTAGACGTAACACCCGAGTAG